The proteins below are encoded in one region of Mycobacterium shinjukuense:
- a CDS encoding transglycosylase family protein, translated as MTHIRKPLIKITTAAGFVAVAMTLSTGVSHAHGGMNWDAVAQCESGGDWTANTGNGHYGGLQFKQTTWEEHGGVGNPATASKQEQIAVANRVLASQGPAAWPKCASAGGLPPVPVALPKPVRQLEQTVVQIISIFAPK; from the coding sequence ATGACGCACATCAGAAAGCCCCTCATCAAGATCACCACGGCCGCCGGATTCGTCGCCGTGGCGATGACGCTCTCCACCGGTGTTTCACACGCCCACGGTGGCATGAACTGGGACGCCGTCGCGCAGTGCGAGTCGGGCGGAGACTGGACGGCCAACACCGGCAATGGGCACTATGGCGGGTTGCAGTTCAAGCAGACCACGTGGGAGGAGCACGGCGGCGTGGGAAACCCCGCAACCGCCTCTAAGCAGGAACAAATCGCAGTGGCCAACCGGGTATTGGCCTCCCAGGGACCGGCTGCGTGGCCCAAGTGCGCCAGCGCCGGCGGCCTGCCGCCGGTGCCCGTGGCGTTGCCCAAGCCGGTGCGTCAATTGGAGCAGACCGTCGTCCAGATCATCTCGATATTCGCGCCCAAATAA
- a CDS encoding phenylacetate--CoA ligase family protein, which yields MADGDAAAYRRMRREHLSAVRAGLEEHMLRLEWSRRQIEDYQTRRLRALLSHAKQRSPFHARRLNTLDPAGASVADLASLPMMTKQDAQQQWDAITTSADLDRNRAERILAEQQWFSYTEGGQQIFSSGGSSGVRGVYVWDWPFFVSAACLAWRIQAREERRASGASRSARLAVLVAGSPPHASTPLFDIPTAPGMQTVVIAAGAPFDDVLAKVAAAQPTHLVGYASVIGRLARASLAGGLRISPVRVSTNSEPLLDEDRNAIAQAWGAAIHNLWGSTEIGVQAVGCGRGPGLHVCEDEVILERVDDDGVPVGADEPAARTLATGLANRTFPFIRYDLGDHVMPLPGGCACGSAFARITDIGGRRDDDFRYGATTVPATVFRHILGTDARVSEYQVTQTATGADIVVVGAADTTALTSALIAQLRRHGLSEPTIRIRVADSLRRHLASAKLRRFIPLDGR from the coding sequence ATGGCGGACGGCGATGCGGCGGCCTACCGGCGGATGCGCCGGGAGCATCTGAGCGCGGTGCGGGCCGGTCTCGAAGAGCACATGCTGCGGCTGGAGTGGTCGCGCCGGCAGATCGAGGACTACCAGACTCGCCGGCTGAGAGCCCTGCTGAGCCACGCCAAGCAGCGGTCACCATTTCACGCCCGGCGGTTGAACACGCTGGACCCGGCTGGCGCCTCGGTCGCCGATCTGGCGTCGCTGCCGATGATGACCAAGCAGGACGCCCAGCAACAGTGGGACGCCATCACCACCTCGGCCGACCTGGACCGCAACCGGGCCGAACGCATTCTCGCTGAGCAGCAATGGTTTTCGTACACCGAGGGTGGGCAGCAGATCTTCAGCTCGGGCGGTTCCAGCGGGGTGCGCGGCGTCTACGTATGGGATTGGCCGTTCTTTGTCTCGGCGGCCTGCCTGGCCTGGCGGATACAGGCGCGCGAGGAGCGTCGCGCATCGGGTGCTTCCCGCTCGGCCCGGCTTGCCGTGCTGGTGGCCGGCAGCCCGCCACACGCCAGCACACCACTTTTCGACATACCGACCGCCCCGGGCATGCAGACCGTGGTAATCGCCGCGGGCGCACCGTTCGACGACGTGCTCGCCAAGGTGGCCGCCGCGCAACCCACCCACCTGGTGGGATATGCAAGCGTGATCGGACGCCTGGCCCGCGCGAGCTTGGCCGGCGGCCTGCGCATCTCACCCGTTCGGGTGAGCACCAACTCCGAGCCGCTGCTCGACGAGGACCGCAACGCAATAGCCCAGGCTTGGGGCGCAGCCATCCACAACCTGTGGGGCTCAACCGAAATCGGCGTCCAAGCGGTCGGTTGCGGACGAGGACCGGGACTGCACGTGTGCGAGGACGAAGTCATCCTTGAGCGCGTCGATGACGACGGCGTGCCGGTCGGTGCCGACGAACCGGCCGCCCGGACGCTGGCCACCGGATTGGCCAACCGGACCTTCCCGTTCATCCGCTACGACCTTGGCGATCACGTCATGCCGCTGCCGGGTGGCTGCGCGTGCGGCAGCGCCTTCGCGCGCATCACCGATATCGGCGGGCGCCGCGACGACGACTTTCGTTACGGGGCAACGACGGTGCCCGCGACCGTGTTTCGTCACATTCTCGGCACCGATGCCCGGGTATCCGAATACCAGGTCACCCAGACGGCGACCGGAGCCGACATCGTGGTCGTGGGCGCCGCGGACACCACGGCACTGACCTCCGCGCTGATCGCCCAACTGCGCCGGCATGGGTTGTCCGAGCCGACCATCCGGATCCGGGTGGCCGACAGCCTGCGGCGGCACCTCGCCAGCGCAAAGCTACGGCGGTTTATCCCCCTTGACGGCCGCTAG
- a CDS encoding YceI family protein, which translates to MTDTWTLEPSDGELTVRTGVTGRAARMGHRLTIAMTRWQATVRWAAGEPDTAELVVEVNSFEVLRGEGGVKALSGPEKALVRSTAMRSLDAGRFPQIRFTAEAIVKTGEGYRLSGTLDIRGKSRAHVIDLRTDDLGGRWRMSVESVVRQSDYGVKPHSLLMGSLRVADEVTVSFAAVRAKDG; encoded by the coding sequence GTGACCGACACCTGGACCCTGGAGCCATCCGACGGCGAGTTGACCGTTCGCACCGGCGTCACCGGCCGGGCCGCGCGCATGGGCCATCGACTGACCATCGCGATGACACGGTGGCAGGCCACGGTGCGCTGGGCGGCGGGTGAGCCCGATACCGCAGAGCTTGTGGTTGAGGTGAATTCGTTCGAGGTGCTGCGCGGTGAAGGCGGTGTCAAAGCCTTGTCGGGGCCGGAGAAGGCGCTGGTGCGGTCGACCGCGATGAGGTCGCTCGACGCCGGGCGCTTTCCCCAGATCCGTTTCACCGCCGAGGCGATAGTAAAGACCGGGGAAGGCTACCGTCTATCGGGAACATTGGACATCCGGGGAAAGTCGCGTGCGCACGTGATCGACTTACGCACAGACGATCTCGGTGGCCGCTGGCGCATGTCGGTGGAATCCGTCGTGCGCCAGTCCGATTACGGCGTCAAGCCCCACTCGCTGCTGATGGGCTCGCTGCGGGTGGCCGACGAGGTGACGGTGTCCTTCGCCGCGGTGCGGGCCAAGGACGGCTGA
- a CDS encoding lipoprotein LpqH — protein MVAVVGVAVVVAAGVSGCAQAKTVPRKAARVTVDGDTHTTRPAACSQERSYRTLDIRDQGGHVQAVVLYSGDRVIPQWVKIRNVAGFNGSAWEGGVGEIHVELARGKYTITGSAYGISNSNPNKVVTTDFTIVAEC, from the coding sequence ATGGTCGCCGTGGTTGGGGTCGCGGTGGTGGTCGCCGCCGGCGTCTCGGGATGTGCCCAGGCCAAGACCGTGCCCCGGAAAGCCGCGCGGGTGACCGTTGACGGCGACACCCACACGACGCGACCCGCTGCGTGCAGTCAGGAGCGGTCGTATCGGACCCTCGACATCCGTGACCAGGGCGGCCACGTTCAAGCGGTCGTGCTGTACAGCGGTGACCGGGTGATCCCTCAGTGGGTCAAGATCCGCAACGTCGCCGGGTTCAACGGCAGCGCCTGGGAGGGCGGGGTGGGCGAGATCCATGTCGAGCTGGCCCGCGGCAAGTACACGATCACCGGCAGCGCCTACGGCATCAGCAACAGCAATCCCAACAAGGTGGTGACAACGGACTTCACAATCGTCGCCGAGTGCTGA
- a CDS encoding DUF7159 family protein, which translates to MDTVLGLSVTPTAVGWVLAEGHGADGSIVSHHQMKLHAGAGVPALNAAARVAAEVSRASQLATADNRRLRVIGVTWNDDASAQAALLLEALTDAGFDNVVPVRLLDAVETLARAVAPIIGYEQTAVCILEHEWATVVMVDIRDHRTQSAVKQVRGGFDGLTSWLTGMFDRSGWRPAGVVVVGSDNAVSEFSRQLEKVLPVPVFAQSMAQVTVARGAALAAARSTEFTDAGLVAESEEPVAVPTRPHRRSYVGAAATLAAAAVTFVASVSLAVGLRLVPDEDRTAAHTVSKSVPPVAEAVAIPSPAPAGSVAPAAPQPPPQQEPVRLTGGERAAGSTPEERPDPAAPRPDANGGPLHLTRVLEHIPGTYGDSATQPPE; encoded by the coding sequence TTGGATACGGTACTGGGGCTATCGGTGACGCCGACCGCCGTCGGGTGGGTCCTTGCCGAGGGGCACGGCGCAGACGGCAGCATCGTGAGCCATCACCAGATGAAACTGCACGCCGGCGCCGGCGTGCCCGCCCTCAACGCCGCGGCACGGGTGGCAGCCGAAGTGTCGCGCGCTAGCCAACTGGCCACCGCGGATAATCGCCGTCTGCGCGTCATCGGCGTGACCTGGAACGACGACGCGTCGGCACAGGCCGCCCTGTTACTGGAGGCGTTGACCGACGCGGGTTTTGACAACGTGGTGCCGGTTCGGTTGCTCGATGCCGTCGAGACACTGGCCCGGGCCGTCGCACCCATCATCGGCTACGAGCAAACCGCGGTGTGCATTCTCGAACACGAGTGGGCGACCGTCGTGATGGTGGACATCCGCGACCATCGGACACAGTCGGCCGTCAAGCAGGTGCGTGGCGGCTTCGACGGGCTGACATCCTGGCTGACCGGAATGTTTGACCGCAGCGGATGGCGACCGGCCGGCGTGGTTGTCGTCGGCTCCGACAATGCCGTCAGCGAATTCTCGCGGCAGCTGGAAAAGGTCCTCCCGGTACCGGTTTTCGCGCAAAGCATGGCGCAGGTGACGGTGGCGCGGGGCGCGGCCCTCGCGGCGGCTCGCAGCACCGAGTTCACCGACGCGGGTCTGGTGGCCGAATCCGAGGAGCCCGTCGCCGTGCCCACGCGGCCTCACCGGCGGTCCTACGTCGGGGCAGCGGCCACCTTGGCCGCCGCCGCGGTCACCTTCGTGGCGTCGGTATCGCTGGCGGTGGGGCTGCGGTTGGTGCCCGACGAAGATCGCACTGCTGCACACACGGTGTCCAAGTCGGTTCCTCCCGTCGCCGAAGCCGTGGCCATCCCATCGCCCGCACCGGCCGGTTCGGTCGCCCCGGCCGCTCCGCAACCCCCACCGCAGCAGGAACCGGTCCGCCTGACTGGCGGTGAACGGGCCGCCGGGTCCACGCCCGAGGAGCGGCCCGACCCCGCCGCGCCCCGCCCGGATGCCAACGGTGGGCCACTTCACTTGACCAGGGTGCTGGAGCACATTCCCGGTACGTACGGCGATTCGGCGACGCAACCACCCGAATAG
- a CDS encoding type I glutamate--ammonia ligase has protein sequence MTATPLAAAAIAQLEAEGVDTVMGTVVNPAGITLAKMVPIRRTNTFADPGLGASPVWHVLAIDQNGIAFTEDAGVVGDQRVRIDLSALRIIGDGLAWAPAVFVEQDGTPVPACSRGTLCRIEAALAAADIEAVVGHEVEFMLVDADGARLPSTLWAPYGLAGLLEHEAFVRDVISTATAAGVAIEQFHPEYGANQFEISLAPLAPVAAADQLVATRIIIGRAARRHGMRVSLSPAPFAGNVGSGAHQHLSLITPEGPLFSDETGGCGMTAAGRSAVAGILRRLPEAQGILCGSIVSGLRMRPGNWAGAYVCWGTENREAAVRFIKAGPGGPHGGNVEVKVVDPSANPYFASAALLGLALDGISDQAALPPETTVDPAMLSDADRARAGTVLLPQAQAEAIAALDNSKVLREILGDPAVDMVVAVRRMEQDRYANLGPEQLADKFRMAWSL, from the coding sequence ATGACCGCCACACCGCTTGCCGCCGCGGCGATCGCCCAATTGGAGGCCGAGGGCGTCGACACCGTGATGGGCACCGTCGTGAACCCCGCCGGGATCACCCTGGCCAAGATGGTGCCGATCAGGCGGACCAACACGTTCGCCGATCCCGGCCTGGGCGCCAGCCCCGTGTGGCATGTGCTCGCCATCGACCAAAACGGCATCGCGTTCACCGAAGACGCCGGTGTGGTCGGCGACCAGCGGGTGCGTATCGACCTGTCCGCGTTGCGCATCATCGGCGACGGGTTGGCCTGGGCACCCGCGGTGTTTGTCGAACAGGACGGCACGCCCGTGCCCGCGTGCAGCCGCGGAACGCTGTGCCGGATCGAGGCCGCGCTGGCCGCGGCTGACATCGAAGCGGTGGTCGGCCACGAGGTCGAATTCATGCTCGTCGACGCGGACGGTGCCCGGCTGCCGTCGACGCTGTGGGCGCCGTATGGACTTGCCGGCTTGCTCGAGCACGAGGCGTTCGTTCGCGATGTCATCTCGACGGCCACGGCGGCCGGGGTCGCGATCGAACAGTTCCATCCCGAATACGGAGCCAACCAGTTCGAGATCTCGTTGGCGCCGCTGGCCCCGGTGGCCGCCGCCGACCAGCTGGTGGCGACCCGGATCATCATCGGCCGCGCCGCCCGCCGCCACGGGATGCGGGTCAGCCTCTCGCCGGCGCCGTTCGCCGGCAACGTCGGATCCGGTGCCCACCAACACCTTTCATTGATCACCCCGGAAGGCCCGTTGTTCTCCGACGAAACGGGTGGGTGCGGTATGACGGCGGCCGGGCGATCCGCGGTGGCCGGAATCCTTCGCCGGCTACCCGAGGCGCAGGGGATTCTCTGCGGATCGATCGTGTCCGGATTGCGGATGCGTCCCGGCAATTGGGCCGGGGCCTATGTGTGTTGGGGCACCGAGAACCGCGAAGCGGCCGTGCGCTTCATCAAGGCCGGCCCGGGCGGTCCACACGGCGGCAACGTCGAAGTGAAGGTGGTCGACCCCTCGGCCAACCCGTACTTCGCGTCGGCGGCGCTGCTCGGGCTGGCGCTGGACGGCATCAGCGACCAGGCAGCGCTTCCACCGGAAACGACGGTAGACCCGGCCATGCTTTCCGACGCGGACCGGGCCCGCGCCGGTACCGTGCTGCTGCCCCAGGCTCAAGCTGAAGCGATTGCCGCACTTGATAATTCGAAGGTGCTGCGGGAAATCCTGGGCGATCCAGCGGTGGACATGGTGGTGGCGGTAAGACGCATGGAGCAAGACCGATACGCAAACCTGGGCCCCGAGCAGCTGGCCGACAAGTTCCGGATGGCTTGGAGCCTGTGA
- a CDS encoding carboxymuconolactone decarboxylase family protein: MSRIGTFADDDVAGWIVKSPELGGALANFSRMVYSKNRLPLRTRELARAVIANHNECVVCANTRFADAETGDSDIPEELYEHAPDWRTWPGYSEQERLAAEFAHRFATEHTALRDDEDFWSRCRQHFSDELLADLALSCALWVGMGRMLRTLDIGQACRLTLPRHAQGVSTGQPLD; the protein is encoded by the coding sequence ATGAGCCGAATCGGAACATTCGCCGACGACGATGTGGCCGGCTGGATCGTGAAGTCCCCTGAACTCGGCGGTGCGCTCGCCAATTTCAGTCGGATGGTCTACAGCAAAAACCGGCTCCCACTGCGCACGCGTGAGCTCGCGCGAGCGGTGATCGCCAACCACAACGAATGCGTCGTGTGCGCCAACACCCGCTTCGCGGATGCCGAGACCGGCGACTCGGACATTCCCGAAGAGCTATACGAGCACGCCCCCGACTGGCGCACCTGGCCCGGCTACAGCGAACAGGAGCGGCTGGCGGCCGAATTCGCGCACCGATTCGCCACCGAGCACACCGCGCTGCGTGACGACGAAGACTTCTGGAGCCGATGCCGGCAACACTTCTCCGATGAGTTGCTCGCCGACCTGGCGCTCTCGTGCGCGCTCTGGGTGGGCATGGGAAGGATGTTGCGGACCCTGGACATCGGCCAGGCCTGCAGGTTGACCTTGCCCCGCCATGCCCAAGGCGTGTCGACCGGGCAGCCGCTGGACTAG
- the ag85B gene encoding diacylglycerol acyltransferase/mycolyltransferase Ag85B yields the protein MTDVSGKMRAWGRRLLVGAAAAVTLPGLVGLAGGAATAGAFSRPGLPVEYLQVPSAAMGRSIKVQFQSGGDNSPAVYLLDGLRAQDDYNGWDINTPAFEWYYQSGLSIVMPVGGQSSFYSDWYSPACGKAGCSTYKWETFLTSELPQWLSANRGVKPTGSAAVGLSMAGSSALILAAYHPQQFIYAGSLSALMDPSSGMGPTLIGLAMGDAGGYKAADMWGPSSDPAWQRNDPTVQIPLLVANNTRLWVYCGNGTPTELGGANIPAEFLENFVRSSNIKFQDAYNAAGGHNAVFNFPPNGTHSWEYWGAQLNAMKGDLQGSLGAR from the coding sequence ATGACAGACGTGAGCGGGAAGATGCGGGCCTGGGGACGCCGACTCCTGGTCGGCGCGGCTGCGGCCGTTACCCTGCCGGGCCTGGTCGGACTCGCCGGTGGAGCGGCGACCGCGGGAGCGTTCTCCCGGCCAGGTCTGCCGGTGGAGTATCTGCAGGTGCCGTCGGCCGCAATGGGCCGCAGCATCAAGGTCCAGTTCCAGAGCGGCGGGGACAACTCGCCCGCGGTGTACCTGCTCGACGGCCTGCGCGCGCAGGACGACTACAACGGCTGGGACATCAACACCCCCGCATTCGAGTGGTACTACCAGTCGGGCCTGTCGATCGTCATGCCCGTGGGTGGCCAGTCCAGCTTCTACAGCGACTGGTACAGCCCGGCCTGCGGCAAGGCGGGCTGCTCGACCTACAAGTGGGAGACGTTTCTGACCAGCGAGCTGCCGCAGTGGCTGTCGGCCAACCGGGGTGTCAAGCCCACCGGCAGCGCCGCAGTCGGCCTCTCGATGGCCGGCTCGTCGGCCCTCATCTTGGCCGCGTACCACCCCCAGCAGTTCATCTACGCAGGTTCGCTATCGGCCCTGATGGACCCCTCCAGCGGCATGGGGCCCACGCTGATCGGGCTGGCGATGGGTGACGCCGGCGGCTACAAGGCCGCTGATATGTGGGGCCCCTCGAGCGATCCGGCGTGGCAGCGCAACGACCCGACGGTTCAGATCCCCTTGCTGGTGGCCAACAACACCCGTCTGTGGGTCTACTGCGGCAACGGCACCCCGACGGAGTTGGGCGGAGCCAACATCCCCGCCGAGTTCCTGGAGAACTTCGTTCGCAGCAGCAACATCAAGTTCCAGGATGCCTACAACGCCGCGGGCGGGCACAACGCCGTGTTCAACTTCCCACCCAACGGCACCCACAGCTGGGAGTACTGGGGTGCACAGCTCAACGCGATGAAGGGTGACCTGCAGGGCTCCTTGGGGGCGCGCTGA
- a CDS encoding cytochrome P450 → MKDRLHWFAMHGFVRGAAAIGIRRGDLQARLIADPAVAADPVPFYDEVRARGPLVRCRVSYLTVDHQLAHELLRSDDFHAITFGSNLPAPLRWLERRTRDDQLHPMQPPSLLAVEPPDHTRYRKTVSAVFTTRAVSALRDRVEQTATALLDQLSEQPGVVDVVGRYCAQLPIAVISDILGVPDRDRRRVLEFGELAAPSLDIGVPWRQYRRVQQGIVGFNSWLVAHLAQLRRTPGDDLMSQLIRTAESGAAESRLDERELQAIAGLVLVAGFETTVNLLGNGIRMLLDAPEHLDTLRRRPELWANAVEEILRLDSPVQLTGRMARNDVQVAGTWIRGGEVVVIYLAGANRDPSVFPDPNRFDIERPNAGKHLAFSTGRHFCLGAALARAEGEVGLRTFFDRFPEVRSAGAGSRRDTRVLRGWSSLPVTLGPARSMVSS, encoded by the coding sequence GTGAAGGACAGGCTGCACTGGTTCGCGATGCACGGGTTTGTCCGCGGCGCGGCCGCGATCGGGATTCGGCGGGGCGACTTGCAGGCCCGCTTGATCGCTGATCCGGCCGTCGCCGCCGATCCGGTGCCGTTTTACGACGAAGTACGGGCCCGCGGACCGCTGGTGCGGTGCCGCGTCAGCTACCTGACCGTGGACCATCAGCTCGCCCATGAGCTGCTGCGCTCCGACGACTTCCATGCCATCACGTTCGGGTCCAACTTGCCCGCACCGCTGCGCTGGCTGGAGCGCCGCACCCGCGACGACCAACTGCACCCGATGCAGCCACCGTCGTTGTTGGCGGTTGAACCGCCCGACCACACCCGCTACCGCAAGACGGTTTCGGCGGTTTTCACCACGCGGGCGGTCAGCGCGCTACGCGATCGCGTCGAGCAGACGGCGACCGCGCTGTTGGATCAGCTCTCCGAGCAGCCCGGCGTAGTCGATGTCGTCGGGCGGTATTGCGCACAACTCCCGATCGCGGTCATCAGCGACATCTTGGGTGTGCCCGACCGGGACCGTCGGCGCGTCCTGGAATTCGGTGAACTGGCGGCGCCCAGTTTGGACATCGGCGTGCCGTGGCGGCAGTACCGGCGCGTCCAGCAGGGAATCGTGGGTTTCAATTCTTGGCTGGTGGCGCACCTGGCGCAGTTGCGTCGCACCCCCGGTGACGACCTGATGAGCCAGTTGATCCGAACGGCTGAAAGCGGTGCGGCCGAGTCACGCCTGGACGAGCGCGAACTTCAGGCGATCGCCGGGTTGGTGTTGGTCGCCGGGTTCGAAACCACGGTGAACCTGTTGGGCAATGGAATTCGCATGTTGCTGGATGCGCCCGAGCACCTGGACACCCTGCGTCGGCGGCCCGAGCTGTGGGCAAACGCGGTCGAAGAAATCCTGCGGCTGGACTCCCCGGTGCAGCTGACCGGACGGATGGCGCGCAACGACGTGCAGGTGGCGGGCACGTGGATCAGGGGCGGCGAGGTGGTGGTGATTTATCTGGCCGGCGCCAACCGCGACCCGTCGGTGTTCCCCGACCCGAACCGCTTTGACATCGAACGCCCCAATGCGGGAAAGCATCTGGCGTTCTCCACCGGCCGCCACTTCTGCCTAGGGGCGGCTCTTGCTCGCGCCGAAGGGGAGGTGGGGCTGCGAACCTTCTTCGATCGCTTTCCCGAGGTGCGGTCCGCCGGTGCCGGCAGCAGGCGCGATACCCGGGTGCTGCGGGGCTGGTCGAGTCTGCCGGTGACGCTGGGGCCGGCTCGGTCGATGGTTTCCTCGTAA
- a CDS encoding SRPBCC family protein, with the protein MEGSATVHMAAPADKIWDLIADIRNTGRFSPETFEAEWLDGATGPALGARFRGHVRRNGIGPVYWTTCRVTACQPGREFGFAVMVGDRPVNNWHYRLTPAGDGTDVTESFRLTRSLFTTVYYWVFGGWLRQRNNIRDMKKTLERIKEVVEAG; encoded by the coding sequence ATGGAGGGTTCGGCAACGGTTCACATGGCGGCTCCAGCGGACAAAATCTGGGATCTGATCGCGGATATTCGTAACACCGGACGATTCTCACCGGAAACCTTCGAAGCCGAATGGCTCGACGGTGCCACCGGCCCGGCGCTCGGTGCTCGCTTCCGCGGGCATGTCCGGCGAAACGGGATCGGGCCGGTGTATTGGACGACGTGCCGGGTGACCGCGTGTCAGCCGGGCCGCGAGTTCGGGTTTGCTGTGATGGTCGGGGACAGGCCGGTGAACAACTGGCACTACCGGCTGACGCCCGCGGGTGACGGCACCGACGTCACCGAGTCATTCCGGCTCACCCGGTCGTTGTTCACCACCGTGTACTACTGGGTTTTCGGTGGCTGGCTACGCCAACGCAACAACATTCGGGACATGAAGAAGACGTTGGAGCGGATCAAAGAGGTTGTCGAGGCGGGCTGA
- a CDS encoding Rv1893 family protein — translation MGFNPKDAVDAVKDIAANAVEKASDIVENAGHIIRGDIAGGASAIVRDSIDIATHAVDRTKEVFTGKAEEEE, via the coding sequence ATGGGCTTCAATCCCAAAGATGCGGTCGACGCGGTCAAAGACATCGCGGCCAACGCCGTCGAAAAGGCCTCGGACATTGTCGAAAACGCCGGCCACATCATCCGCGGCGACATCGCCGGCGGGGCCAGCGCCATCGTCAGGGATTCCATCGACATTGCCACCCACGCCGTCGACCGGACCAAAGAAGTGTTCACCGGCAAGGCCGAGGAAGAGGAATAG
- the bfrA gene encoding bacterioferritin BfrA, whose translation MQGDPDVLRLLNEQLTSELTAINQYFLHSKMQENWGFTELAAHTRAESFDEMRHAEEITDRILLLDGLPNYQRIGSLRVGQTLREQFEADLAIEFEVLERLKPGIVMCREKQDTTSAILLEKIVADEERHIDYLQTQLELMDKLGEELYSAQCVSRPPS comes from the coding sequence ATGCAAGGTGATCCGGATGTCTTGCGCCTGCTCAACGAACAACTGACCAGCGAGCTGACCGCCATCAACCAATACTTCCTGCACTCGAAGATGCAAGAGAACTGGGGCTTCACCGAGCTGGCGGCGCACACCCGCGCGGAATCGTTCGACGAAATGCGCCACGCCGAGGAAATCACCGATCGCATCCTGCTGCTCGACGGCTTGCCCAACTACCAGCGCATCGGGTCGTTGCGGGTCGGCCAGACGCTGCGCGAACAGTTCGAGGCCGATCTGGCGATCGAGTTCGAGGTGTTGGAGCGTCTCAAACCCGGAATCGTCATGTGCCGGGAGAAACAGGACACCACCAGCGCCATACTGCTGGAAAAGATCGTCGCCGACGAGGAGCGACACATCGACTACCTGCAGACGCAGCTCGAGCTGATGGACAAGCTGGGAGAGGAACTGTACTCCGCGCAGTGCGTCTCGCGGCCACCGAGCTGA
- a CDS encoding amidohydrolase family protein, which translates to MARHISGVPLIDQHVHGCWLTAGDRRRFENALNEANTEPLAGFDSGFDSQLGFAVRNRCAAILGLPRHVDPQLYWERRGQFSEAELARLFLPAAGVSDWLVDTGIDGVADVAELSDLSGGRTHEVVRLEQVAEQAARAPGDYSSAFDEILRRRAATAVATKSILAYRGGFDGDLTEPSSAQVAEAATRWRDRGGTRLDDRVLLRFGLHQALRLGKPLQLHVGFGDRDCDLHKTNPLYLLDFLRRSGHTPIVLLHCYPYEREAGYLAQAFNNVYLDGGLSVNHLGARASAFIARLLELAPFRKILYSSDAFGPAELHYLGAVLWRNGIHRVLQGFLDSGDWSEADAIRVVDLIAHGNAARVYRLGENAR; encoded by the coding sequence CTGGCCCGACACATCAGCGGTGTGCCGCTGATCGATCAGCATGTACACGGCTGCTGGTTGACGGCGGGGGACCGGCGCCGGTTCGAGAACGCGCTCAATGAGGCCAACACCGAACCGCTTGCCGGCTTCGACTCCGGGTTCGACTCACAACTCGGCTTCGCGGTACGCAATCGCTGCGCGGCCATCCTGGGGCTGCCCAGACACGTTGACCCGCAGCTATATTGGGAGCGCCGCGGCCAATTCAGCGAGGCCGAGCTGGCTCGGCTTTTCCTGCCCGCCGCCGGGGTGAGCGATTGGCTGGTGGACACCGGCATCGACGGTGTCGCGGACGTCGCCGAACTCAGCGACCTATCCGGGGGCCGGACTCACGAGGTGGTGCGCCTGGAGCAGGTGGCCGAGCAGGCCGCGCGGGCGCCCGGCGACTACTCATCCGCATTCGACGAGATCCTGCGGCGGCGTGCGGCCACCGCGGTCGCCACCAAGTCCATCCTGGCCTACCGGGGCGGGTTCGACGGCGATCTGACCGAGCCGTCGTCGGCGCAGGTGGCCGAGGCCGCCACGCGGTGGCGCGACCGCGGCGGTACCCGGTTGGACGATCGGGTCCTGCTGCGCTTTGGATTGCACCAGGCGCTACGGCTGGGCAAGCCGCTGCAATTGCACGTCGGCTTCGGCGACCGGGACTGTGATCTGCACAAGACCAATCCGCTGTATCTGCTTGACTTTCTACGGCGATCCGGGCACACGCCGATCGTCTTGCTGCACTGCTATCCCTACGAGCGTGAGGCCGGGTATCTGGCCCAGGCCTTCAACAACGTCTATCTGGACGGCGGGTTGAGCGTGAACCACTTGGGTGCTCGGGCATCGGCCTTCATCGCCCGGCTGCTGGAGCTGGCGCCGTTCCGCAAGATCCTCTACTCGTCGGACGCGTTCGGTCCCGCCGAACTGCACTATCTCGGCGCGGTCTTGTGGCGCAACGGTATTCACCGTGTCCTGCAGGGCTTTCTGGACAGCGGCGACTGGAGCGAGGCCGATGCCATCCGGGTGGTCGACCTCATCGCCCACGGCAACGCCGCCCGCGTCTACCGCCTCGGCGAGAATGCCCGCTAG